Proteins encoded within one genomic window of Paramisgurnus dabryanus chromosome 11, PD_genome_1.1, whole genome shotgun sequence:
- the tmem115 gene encoding transmembrane protein 115 codes for MNRYLPVARQHFLSALASTSVVVKSICATVILLYLLSWAVDTSYVLGITPGYLFPPNFWIWTLLTHAVVEQNIFGMAVNIATVMVAGRLLEPLWGALELLIFFAVVNIAAGLLSGLSYLFTYAATFDLDFLFAVRVHGACSFLGGVLVALKQTAGDTTVLRVPQIRLKAAPALALLAIAILRLAGLLDTTAPLAACGYGALSGWVYLRFYQRHSRGRGDMSDHFAFASFFPEALQPAVGFVAGLVHAALVKIKVCRKMVKRYDVGAPSSITISLPGTDPQDAERRRQLALKALNERLKRVEDQSAWPSMEDEEDDEDEEVRTDTFPLLSSRETLPPAPSTTQNPTGQQESSIISFEDAPTHS; via the exons ATGAACCGGTACCTGCCCGTGGCACGGCAGCACTTCCTGAGTGCGCTTGCCAGCACAAGCGTGGTGGTGAAGTCCATCTGTGCCACAGTGATTCTCCTATACCTACTCTCCTGGGCTGTTGACACCTCTTATGTTCTTGGCATCACACCTGGCTACCTTTTCCCACCAAATTTCTGGATTTGGACACTTCTGACCCATGCAGTGGTGGAGCAGAACATTTTTGGCATGGCCGTGAACATTGCTACTGTTATGGTTGCCGGACGTCTGTTGGAGCCGCTGTGGGGAGCCCTGGAGCTGCTTATCTTCTTCGCTGTAGTAAACATAGCAGCCGGTCTCCTTTCTGGACTCTCTTACCTTTTCACTTATGCGGCAACCTTTGACCTGGACTTCCTGTTTGCCGTGCGAGTACACGGTGCATGTTCGTTTCTCGGAGGTGTTCTTGTAGCACTAAAGCAGACAGCAGGTGATACCACAGTGCTCAGAGTGCCACAGATACGCTTAAAAGCTGCACCAGCGCTAGCTCTGCTGGCAATAGCCATCCTGCGGCTGGCAGGTCTGCTGGACACTACAGCACCCCTAGCAGCATGCGGCTACGGCGCTCTGTCTGGGTGGGTTTACCTGCGCTTCTACCAGAGGCATTCAAGGGGGCGCGGGGACATGTCCGACCACTTTGCCTTTGCTTCCTTCTTCCCCGAGGCTCTTCAGCCAGCTGTAGGGTTTGTAGCTGGGCTGGTCCATGCTGCTTTGGTGAAGATAAAAGTTTGTCGGAAGATGGTGAAGCGTTATGATGTTGGGGCTCCATCCTCTATTACCATCAGCCTGCCTGGTACAGACCCACAAGACGCAGAAAGGAGAAG GCAGTTGGCATTGAAAGCGCTTAATGAGCGTCTGAAGCGGGTGGAAGACCAGTCGGCTTGGCCAAGCATGGAAGACGAAGAGGATGACGAAGACGAGGAAGTGCGGACAGACACCTTTCCTCTCCTTTCAAGCCGCGAGACTTTGCCACCAGCACCGAGCACCACTCAAAATCCAACAGGACAGCAGGAATCCAGCATTATAAGTTTTGAAGATGCTCCGACTCATTCCTAA
- the opn7c gene encoding opsin 7, group member c, with amino-acid sequence MKVMEHTLPWKMGNVSKTALFVSTISRQHDVFMGSLYSVFCVLSLVGNGMLLFVAYRKRLCLKPAEFFIVNLSVSDLGMTLSLFPLAIPSALAHRWLFGEIVCLCYAMCGVLFGLCSLTNLTVLSSVCCLKVCFPNYGNKFSSNHACVMVVGVWCYASVFAIGPLARWGSFGPEPYGTACCINWYNLSYDPLAMSYIISLFIFCYVLPCTIIILSYTFILITVRGSRQAVRQHVSPQTKVTNAHALIVKLSVAVCIGFLTAWSPYAVVAMWAAFSANEQVPPAAFALAAILAKSSTIYNPMVYLLFKPNFRNLLSQDTQTIRHRICLSHSKASPVPRIKGHQLQSSQPCHSKDASNSTPFSSSQPESYGACVQSADALPANQHPENCLCHGGNHQN; translated from the exons ATGAAGGTAATGGAGCACACTCTCCCCTGGAAG ATGGGCAATGTGTCAAAGACAGCCTTGTTTGTGTCCACTATCTCCCGACAGCACGATGTCTTTATGGGGTCACTTTATTCTGTGTTCT GTGTGCTGTCACTCGTGGGAAATGGGATGCTTTTGTTTGTTGCGTACCGTAAGAGATTGTGCCTGAAGCCAGCAGAGTTTTTTATTGTGAACCTGTCTGTGAGTGATCTGGGGATGACCCTGTCTCTGTTTCCTCTGGCTATTCCATCTGCTCTCGCACACAG GTGGTTGTTTGGAGAGATAGTTTGCCTATGCTATGCTATGTGTGGGGTTTTATTTGGTTTGTGTAGTCTAACAAACCTGACTGTTTTGTCATCAGTATGCTGTCTCAAAGTCTGCTTCCCAAATTACG GCAACAAATTCTCATCCAACCATGCTTGTGTGATGGTGGTTGGGGTGTGGTGTTATGCATCTGTGTTTGCTATCGGACCTCTAGCTCGGTGGGGAAGTTTTGGACCAGAACCGTACGGAACCGCCTGCTGCATAAACTG GTACAATCTATCCTATGATCCCCTTGCCATGTCTTATATCATCAGTCTCTTTATCTTCTGTTATGTTCTCCCATGTACCATCATCATCCTCTCCTACACCTTCATCCTGATCACAGTGCGGGGGTCTCGCCAAGCCGTTCGACAACACGTTTCACCACAAACTAAAGTTACAAATGCGCATGCTTTGATAGTCAAG CTCTCAGTGGCTGTATGTATTGGCTTCCTTACGGCCTGGAGTCCGTATGCTGTGGTAGCCATGTGGGCAGCGTTCAGTGCCAATGAGCAAGTCCCACCCGCAGCATTTGCCTTGGCAGCTATTCTGGCCAAATCTTCCACCATTTATAACCCTATGGTTTATCTGCTCTTCAAACCTAACTTTCGCAATTTACTGAGTCAGGACACTCAAACCATTCGCCACAGGATTTGTTTGAGCCACAGTAAGGCCAGTCCTGTACCTCGAATTAAAGGCCATCAACTGCAGAGCTCTCAACCATGTCATAGTAAGGATGCCAGCAACTCCACACCTTTTTCCAGCAGCCAACCAGAGAGTTACGGTGCGTGTGTTCAGTCCGCAGACGCACTTCCAGCAAATCAGCACCCAGAGAACTGCTTGTGTCATGGAGGGAACCATCAAAACTGA